From one Sulfurimonas sp. HSL-3221 genomic stretch:
- a CDS encoding cytochrome c biogenesis CcdA family protein yields the protein MMLEQSLAELVGHYGFIALVASFGIGVLTSLAPCSIITLPLLIGSVLGLSAEMTPRQKQRFALYYSLLFVTGLVISFSLLMLTVAKAGTLLSVAPFWAYALAAMATFLVTAYAMGWLGQIDKALIAGRLLKFKLAGALLIGMIFGLVSTPCASAPLVAIIAVAEQSGWAYSYALVLLFALGHGLLLLAAGISLGFAQKMVSSPLLARIANGINALFILLLAAIAVHLAYQAYLVF from the coding sequence ATGATGCTTGAACAGAGCCTGGCCGAACTGGTCGGCCACTACGGTTTTATCGCCCTTGTTGCCTCCTTCGGCATCGGGGTATTGACCTCACTGGCGCCCTGTTCCATCATCACGCTGCCGCTGCTCATCGGCAGCGTGCTCGGTCTGTCCGCGGAGATGACCCCAAGACAGAAACAGCGCTTTGCGCTCTACTACTCCCTGCTTTTTGTCACCGGACTCGTTATCAGTTTTTCCCTGCTCATGCTGACGGTGGCCAAGGCCGGGACGCTGCTCAGCGTCGCGCCCTTCTGGGCCTACGCACTTGCCGCGATGGCAACTTTCCTGGTTACCGCCTATGCTATGGGGTGGCTGGGGCAGATCGACAAGGCGCTTATTGCCGGCCGGCTGCTGAAGTTCAAACTGGCGGGCGCGCTGCTCATCGGCATGATATTCGGCCTCGTCAGCACGCCGTGCGCTTCGGCGCCGCTGGTGGCCATCATCGCCGTGGCGGAACAGAGCGGCTGGGCCTACTCTTATGCCCTGGTGCTGCTCTTTGCGCTGGGGCACGGTCTATTGCTGCTGGCCGCGGGGATTTCCCTGGGATTCGCCCAGAAGATGGTGTCGAGCCCGTTGCTGGCGAGAATTGCAAACGGGATCAATGCTCTTTTCATCCTGCTGCTTGCCGCCATCGCGGTCCACCTGGCCTACCAGGCTTATCTTGTCTTTTAA
- a CDS encoding DUF4395 domain-containing protein codes for MDFKSFFAYGEKVPGYEVGMLNEREARAAAAILFVGAFLGLTNGVMLGTAVFSKYFVTFFAVDFTLRIIQPRYAPSLMLGRFFVRNQKPEYVGAAQKRFAWILGFLLAWPMFYYLVIDFQPNPLKVLVCLICMALLFFEAAFSICLGCKIYAWIKRKDPKYCPGGVCEMNYKEPIQTFSPAQKLILVATVLVMGYGTYAYFTKLPDRTIFVKKMKMLMMSQAELDALEAAKDQAEEDAFFSDDDDF; via the coding sequence GTGGATTTTAAAAGCTTCTTCGCCTACGGTGAAAAGGTGCCCGGGTACGAGGTGGGCATGCTCAATGAGAGAGAGGCGCGCGCGGCGGCGGCGATTCTGTTTGTCGGCGCCTTCCTGGGGTTGACGAACGGGGTGATGCTGGGCACGGCGGTCTTTTCCAAATACTTCGTGACTTTCTTCGCCGTCGATTTTACGCTGCGTATCATCCAGCCTCGCTATGCGCCGAGCTTGATGCTGGGGCGTTTTTTCGTCCGGAACCAGAAACCCGAGTACGTCGGGGCCGCCCAGAAGCGTTTTGCCTGGATCCTGGGCTTTCTGCTGGCCTGGCCGATGTTCTACTACCTGGTCATCGATTTCCAGCCCAACCCGCTCAAAGTACTGGTGTGTCTGATCTGTATGGCGCTGCTCTTTTTTGAAGCGGCCTTCTCCATCTGCCTGGGGTGTAAGATCTACGCCTGGATCAAACGCAAAGATCCGAAATACTGCCCGGGCGGCGTCTGTGAGATGAATTATAAAGAGCCCATCCAGACCTTCTCGCCGGCGCAGAAGCTCATCCTCGTCGCTACCGTGCTGGTCATGGGGTACGGCACCTACGCCTATTTCACCAAGCTGCCCGACCGGACCATCTTTGTCAAAAAGATGAAAATGCTGATGATGAGCCAGGCGGAGCTCGATGCGTTGGAGGCGGCCAAAGATCAGGCGGAAGAGGACGCCTTCTTCAGCGACGACGACGATTTCTGA
- a CDS encoding thioredoxin family protein, with protein MFRMFLIGSALLLGGCGQEKTSQVSMLHVTPYNLAAPKIGRGQPVLLELGSTSCRSCEDMARTLYRIKKQHPRSAIYFIDIRRERQVAVQYDVRMMPTQVILGGSGKIVYRHIGPSETKELTETLTRFGVLQ; from the coding sequence ATGTTTCGAATGTTCTTGATTGGTTCTGCACTGCTGCTGGGCGGCTGCGGCCAGGAAAAAACGTCGCAGGTATCCATGCTGCATGTAACGCCGTATAACCTGGCCGCTCCGAAGATCGGCCGGGGCCAGCCGGTGCTGCTTGAACTGGGTTCGACGTCGTGCCGAAGCTGTGAAGATATGGCGCGCACGCTGTACAGAATCAAAAAACAGCATCCGCGCAGCGCCATCTACTTTATCGACATCCGGCGGGAACGGCAGGTGGCGGTGCAATATGATGTCCGCATGATGCCGACCCAGGTGATCCTCGGCGGCAGCGGGAAGATCGTCTACAGGCATATCGGGCCTTCGGAAACGAAAGAGTTGACCGAGACGCTCACGCGCTTCGGCGTCCTACAGTAA
- a CDS encoding ArsI/CadI family heavy metal resistance metalloenzyme, giving the protein MKRLHIHISVDDLDKSRAFYTALFGTEPTKEKADYLQWLIDDPAINFAISTGKSKRGLNHLGLQFDSDEAVAETEARLVAAGIAGEKQSGAQCCYAASNKYWVQDPQEVIWENYHTMEQIEVFGGDAFTGGVGCCQPTFSENGKWSTAGGC; this is encoded by the coding sequence ATGAAACGTCTCCACATCCATATCTCCGTCGACGATCTCGACAAAAGCCGGGCGTTCTATACCGCCCTGTTCGGCACGGAACCGACGAAGGAAAAAGCGGATTACCTGCAGTGGCTCATCGACGATCCGGCTATCAACTTCGCGATCTCCACGGGCAAGAGCAAGCGCGGCCTCAACCACCTGGGGCTGCAGTTCGACAGCGACGAAGCCGTCGCCGAGACCGAGGCCCGCCTCGTCGCCGCGGGCATTGCGGGCGAGAAACAGAGCGGCGCGCAGTGCTGCTACGCCGCGTCGAACAAGTACTGGGTCCAGGACCCCCAGGAGGTCATCTGGGAAAACTACCACACGATGGAGCAGATCGAGGTGTTCGGCGGCGACGCCTTTACCGGCGGGGTGGGCTGCTGCCAGCCGACCTTCTCCGAAAACGGAAAATGGTCGACGGCCGGGGGCTGCTGA
- a CDS encoding arsenate reductase ArsC, producing MSKKKVLILCTGNSCRSIMAEALINAKLGDCVEAFSSGVKASGKVNPNAQALLESKGYWKEAYHSKVIETVLNNAFDLVVTVCDNAKETCPMFPKAVKTIHVGFEDPSGKAEAEYAKTLDLIERELLPVIKAELC from the coding sequence ATGAGCAAAAAGAAAGTACTGATCCTCTGCACCGGCAACAGCTGCCGCTCCATTATGGCCGAAGCGCTGATCAACGCCAAGCTCGGCGACTGCGTCGAGGCGTTCAGCTCCGGCGTCAAGGCCAGCGGGAAAGTCAACCCCAACGCCCAGGCCCTGCTTGAATCCAAAGGGTATTGGAAAGAGGCGTACCACTCCAAGGTGATCGAAACGGTTCTGAACAACGCCTTCGACCTCGTCGTCACCGTTTGCGATAACGCCAAGGAGACCTGCCCGATGTTCCCCAAGGCGGTCAAGACGATCCACGTCGGCTTCGAAGACCCCTCGGGCAAAGCCGAAGCGGAGTACGCCAAAACCCTCGACCTGATCGAGCGGGAGCTCCTGCCCGTCATCAAAGCGGAGCTCTGCTAG
- a CDS encoding permease, whose translation MWHDLSRTFVYETLHLQGRLADALHFFLYDTVKIWFLLITIIFAVSFLRTWMNTEMVRAYLAGKKEFTGNILAALFGIITPFCTCSAIPLFLGFLQARIPVGVTFSFLISAPLNNEIAIAMLFGLFGWKITALYIGFGLAVAIIGGWLIGRTKAEQYVLLDVPVMQGDLHVAATSLNLAQRAGDAWKATLEIFKKIYLWVMAGVGVGAWFHGFVPAEFIADYAGGDAWYAVPVAAVMGIPMYASAAGVMPLVEVLTEKGMLLGTALSFMMAVTALSLPEAIILKQILHTRLIATFFAIIGVGIIGVGYLFNIIL comes from the coding sequence ATGTGGCATGACCTCAGCCGCACCTTCGTCTACGAGACGCTCCACCTCCAGGGGCGGCTCGCCGACGCGCTTCACTTTTTCCTCTACGATACGGTCAAGATCTGGTTCCTGCTGATCACCATCATCTTTGCCGTCTCGTTCCTGCGCACCTGGATGAACACCGAGATGGTGCGGGCCTACCTCGCCGGGAAAAAAGAGTTCACGGGCAATATCCTGGCCGCCCTCTTCGGGATCATCACCCCCTTTTGCACCTGTTCGGCCATTCCCCTTTTCCTGGGATTTCTGCAGGCGCGCATCCCCGTCGGCGTCACCTTCAGCTTTCTCATTTCGGCCCCGCTGAACAACGAGATCGCCATCGCCATGCTCTTCGGGCTCTTCGGCTGGAAGATCACCGCACTGTACATCGGCTTCGGGCTGGCCGTGGCGATCATCGGCGGCTGGCTGATCGGCCGGACGAAAGCGGAGCAGTACGTGCTGCTGGACGTGCCGGTGATGCAGGGCGACCTCCATGTGGCGGCGACGTCCTTGAACCTCGCCCAGCGCGCCGGCGACGCCTGGAAAGCGACCCTGGAGATCTTTAAAAAGATCTACCTCTGGGTCATGGCCGGCGTCGGTGTCGGCGCATGGTTCCACGGCTTTGTCCCGGCGGAGTTTATCGCCGACTACGCCGGCGGCGACGCCTGGTACGCCGTGCCCGTCGCGGCAGTGATGGGCATCCCGATGTATGCCTCGGCCGCCGGCGTCATGCCGCTGGTGGAGGTCCTGACGGAGAAGGGAATGCTGCTGGGTACCGCGCTGTCGTTCATGATGGCGGTGACGGCGCTGAGCCTGCCCGAAGCGATCATCCTCAAACAGATCCTGCACACCAGGCTCATCGCCACCTTCTTCGCCATTATCGGTGTCGGGATCATCGGCGTCGGCTATCTGTTCAACATCATCTTGTAA
- a CDS encoding ArsR/SmtB family transcription factor, with translation MDVFLKSVAALNDETRVLILRFLDEHGPLCVCDLQSSLEMIQSRLSRHLKILKEAGFLKVERKGTWAYYAIRFPLDRFRSEALEEIRHLGIDLPKLHKLSETDQGCKL, from the coding sequence ATGGATGTCTTCCTCAAAAGCGTCGCGGCCCTCAACGACGAGACGCGGGTGCTGATCCTGCGTTTCCTCGACGAGCACGGGCCGCTCTGCGTCTGCGACCTGCAAAGCTCACTGGAGATGATCCAGTCGCGCCTCTCGCGCCATCTCAAGATCCTCAAAGAGGCGGGTTTCCTGAAGGTCGAGCGCAAAGGGACCTGGGCCTACTATGCCATCCGTTTTCCCCTGGACCGCTTCCGCAGCGAAGCGCTCGAGGAGATCCGGCACCTCGGCATCGACCTGCCGAAACTCCACAAACTCTCCGAAACCGATCAAGGGTGTAAACTATGA
- a CDS encoding thioredoxin family protein yields MKIEILGTGCAKCNELEAKVKQAVAKSGKFLQVEKVSDLQKIMAYGVMSTPGLVIDGEVKSTGRVPSVDEILAMIA; encoded by the coding sequence ATGAAAATCGAAATTCTGGGCACAGGCTGTGCCAAGTGCAACGAGCTCGAAGCAAAAGTCAAGCAGGCGGTCGCCAAAAGCGGCAAATTCCTGCAGGTAGAGAAGGTCAGCGACCTGCAGAAGATCATGGCCTACGGGGTCATGAGCACCCCGGGGCTGGTCATCGACGGCGAGGTGAAGTCGACGGGCCGTGTGCCGAGCGTCGACGAGATCCTGGCCATGATCGCCTAG